CTGCACGGGCAATTTCGATATCGCTTGCCATTGGTTATCTCCGCGGCATGTCCTTGAAAACTTGATCTGGTCAGGCGGGACAGGCCGCTGACTGTGCCCGGAACGCTATGTGAGAGCGCAGTGCAGCATCTGTTCCGTTTGCGACAGGATGCACTTTGGAAACGACGATGGGTCGCGGACACGCGGCAGGCGGGCGGAATTCACGCCACGCGTCAAATGCGCACCGCAAAAGAGCAATTGCAATGGCGTGAGAAACTGACTTTATTTCCGCCATGACAGATTCTGATATCCTATCCCGGCTTCCCGAGCGCCTAAAGCAGGCGCGGCGCGCGCAGGGCCTTTCGCTGGAAGCAGTCGAAAAGATCTCCGGTGTTTCAAGGTCGATGGTCAGCCAGATCGAGCGCGGCGAATCGAATCCGACGGTCGCAACGCTGCTCAATCTGACGCGGGCGCTGAATGTCGATTTCGCCGGATTGCTCGGAGAGGAAGTTGCCGAGGACAGGGTCGAGATCCTGCACGAACACCAGACGCCTGCACTTGATCGTGCCGGCGACGGCTGCAAGATCCGCATCC
This region of uncultured Roseibium sp. genomic DNA includes:
- a CDS encoding XRE family transcriptional regulator, encoding MTDSDILSRLPERLKQARRAQGLSLEAVEKISGVSRSMVSQIERGESNPTVATLLNLTRALNVDFAGLLGEEVAEDRVEILHEHQTPALDRAGDGCKIRILSAPQDAGKLEVYELIFKEGGKLDSKPHSRGTREQLIAQEGRLAVTSGVARGMIETGDTARYAADVPHAIEAIDGPARAILMVVKF